The Panicum hallii strain FIL2 chromosome 5, PHallii_v3.1, whole genome shotgun sequence genome contains the following window.
CTCGCCGAGGTCCACGTAGCCGTCGCGGTCGGCGTCGAGCTCGTCCATCATGGCGGCCACCTCGCGGCCGCCGTGCGAGGAGCTCGGCGGCGGGGAGATGGCGCGCGAGACGGCCGCGAGCTCCGAGGGGGAGATCCGGCCGTCGCCGTCCGCGTCGAAGCGGGAGAACACCTTCTGCATCTCCGCGGACACCGCCGGGGGCCTCTGCTTCtgggcctccgccgccgcagcagcatgGGATTGCTTCTCGGTGCCGTTCGACATGGCGACGGACGCGACGCGAGGAAGGTTTGATCGATCGAGAGGTGAGAACTGGTTGGTGTCGAGAGCAATTGGCTGCGTGGTTCCGCAGCGAGCAGctggagaggaagaggaggcgATGTGACTTGGGAGCTCGTGAAGTGGAAGATGTTGGAGGTTGGGATGGTCTCGATGGAGATATTAATAGGCCGCCGCGGCAGCCCCACGCGCTATCGACACGCAGCGGCAGGGCACCGACTTTTCTCGCTCGCCGCATAAAGAAAGCAGAAACCCGCGGGGCCGGAGTCgtacgagagagagagagagagacggcgTGGCGGTCTGCGTGGCTGCTGCCTCGGTCGGCGCATCTGCCAGGCATCGCGCCGAGAACGAGGCAcgtggccggccggcggggaggcaCGTGGCGGTGCGGATCTCGGTGTCAGGAGGCAAAAGTTTCTTCTCCGGCAGGCAGAAGCTTCCTGAAAGGCTCGAAGCTCGAAGGCGCTAGTCAAGCGTGTTGAACAGGCAGCGTGGATCACCGGCCAGGCGGCCACGTCTGTCCCCGATGTCACATCAAAAATAATcttattatttagaagtattaaataaaatctaattacaaaacaGAATTCCAgaactaattcgcgagacgaatctaataagatatattaatccataattagtgGATGATTATTATAGCATTGGCAAATTAttgattaattaggctcattaatttgtctcgcgaatagCACCCAAATTTTAtaaacaaattttatttaatacttctaaatatcAAGATTCTTTTTTAcgtgacgggtctaaactttagaagGGAGGAAATGAACACACCCTGAGACCAATCTGTACCCCATGACATCAAGCACTAGCGAACAGGCCCGGTCATCAGCTATAAGCACAGCCCATCAAGGCTCAGCCACCAACTTGTGAATGGAGGCCCATCTTCCCACTTCGGTGGTGGTTCGTTCTTACGAAGTTCAGAATCTCCCAGCCCACCCAATCCACTTTTCCAGCCCATCACGCACGATGCCCGCTCAGTCCGTCCGGCCTGCCGGTGAGCCCGCAAGCCTTTCATGATTGCCGCCCATCCATGGCCCACGCCACACCAACACTCCTCCCATCGAGTCTAGAAAACTCTCGTGCCAATCCGCGCACTCGATTTCGCGGTGAAGCCTTTCGCGACTCGTCGTCCTCGTCCAACTGGCCATCCAGAACAAGCAGGAGACACCAGCCCTGGACCCTTCACGACGCATCCAATCCAACTGATCATCGATCTCCTTTCCCCGCCTCCTATAAAATGCAACGGCCATCGATCCAGAATCCATCGTCAAGTTCGACGCGAGGAATCGAAGCAGCAGCAACAGGAACAAGCATCCGCAGCAGCTTCACTACTTCAGGTTCGGATTCGGGCTGTCAGCTAACTCGGCGATGTCGATGGTGCGGAGCGGCCACGTGTTCGACCCGCTGTCGCTGGACTTCTGGGCGTCCGCGGATCCGCTCGGCGTCGTCCGCCCGCTGGCGGAGCAGTGCCCCGTGCTCACCAACGTGCGCGTGGACTGGAAGGAGACCCCCGCCGCGCACGTGCTCAGGGCCGACCTGCCGGGCGTCGGGAAGGACGCCGCCAAGGTCGAGGTGGAGGACGGCGGCGTGCTGGTCATCAGCGGCGAGCGCGCCAGGGAGGAGCCCGGCGAGGGCGAGGCGTGGCGCCTCGTCGAGCGCAGCAGCGGCAGGTTCCAGCGCCGCTTCCGCCTCCCGCGTGGCGCCAGGCTGGACCAGGTGCGCGCGGCCATGGAGGACGGCGTGCTCACCGTCACCGTGCCCAAGGAGGAGGCCAAGAAGCCGCAGGTCAAGACCGTCGAGATCTCTGGCTGAACCGTCCATCAGTTCGTTGGACGGCCATGAACGATAGCTTGAGTGAGGGCATCTGGTGATGTTCATCAACTGCAAGTACGTCCTGTGTTGTGTCGTTCGTGTCGGTGTCTGATGTAGCAGTTGGTATGTAATGTGTAGTGAATGCACTTGTGTGTTTGTAATTGCAGGCGTCCTGTATATGATACGTGGATACGAATAAGCTGTTGAGCTTGTTGAGGTGGAGCTTTGCAGACTTGCAGTTACTCATAGTCACTGGTTAGTCAAGTTACAACAGTGTACTGACTGCCAGCTTACTGAATACTGACAAGTGAGACTATGACTTGATAGTCGTTCTTTTGTTTACTAGTAACTCGGCCGTCGTCAACGGTACGGTAACGACTTTGAATTTGGAGGAAACGGGCACATTCGTCCGACCAGGCCGTGCGAGAACCGGAGGACGTGCAGTTATCTGTAGTGACACTCTTCAAGTCTACCGCGGGTCTTCGCGCCCTGCAGCTGTAGCATTGCCTAAAGGCCACTGGCATCTGCCCTGCAGAATACTTGCCGTGGCTGATGCAGTTGCAAGCCTGTTGTTAGTCTGTTGCCCGGACATGAGCACCTCACCAGTCTCCTCGGCCTCTCTggccatcttcctcttcatccTGCTCCCAACCTTCTCCTCCAGTTCATGCCCGTCCGAGCTTCAATGCAACAGTACCGAACCCATCGAGATCAGACCTCCTTTCTTCGTTGGTACTCCGGGTCTCGACCCAGCCTGTGGGAACTCGATTAACGTCAGCTGCGGCCAACTGGGTCCGGAGCTGGATCTCGCTACTGACAGCAAGCTACTGCTGAAAGAAATTCGGTACGATTCCCATACCGTGGTAGTCCAGGATGTGCAGCTCAGCATCCTCAATAACTCGGCCTGTAGTCAAACCTTCATCTTCAGGCCGCCTGTGGACAACTTTGAGAGTAGTTACCCAGACTTGGTGAGGTGGTTCTCGTTGATCAGCTGCGGCCACAGCAACGTCACAATTTTCCACAGCATCTTTGGGGATGACAAGGAGGTCCACCAAAGCATACAGCCGGATGAGCGCGGTCTTGCTTCATGCCATGCCTCACTGCAGTTCGAATGGATTCTAAGCTTCAGTGAAGTTGGCAGTGCTGGGCAAATCCCCCTGGTCAATTTCTCGGTGCAATCGGGAAGCATAAGGAAGTACCTTTTGTCGCTTTCAGATTGCGTTTCACCTTCCCCTGGAGGTAACATGCCGAGATCACTTCTGTTCCTGTATTATAGTAGTATTAGATAGCAACAGATTTGTTACACATAACATGAAAATGTGGACATTGCAGTTTTCATCTTAAAAATGAAAAATCCTATTACTATTGtgcaaaaataaaaaaaattcaatTCATGCAAAATGTTGGATGAATACGATTGATGTTGTCACTGCTTACCTTGCACCTGGTCCACTGTTACCTATCATTACTGGGAAATTTCTCCATTATCATTTCGCTTTGAGCTGCAACTTAAGTAGTGAAGCTTGTCAAATTTTTTCTTAAAAGTATATGAAACCATAACCTCAAGCAATTCAAACAGTAAATTTCCACAAAATTTCTTACTCATTTATTCAATCAACCTATGTGTTATCTGCAGATGGAGGTCATAGCAAGAAGTATGGCACTAGTTTGCTCATGGCAGGTAAGAACTTCACTCGTAGCAGCAGAAGATCCAAGTACTGTAgtgttcaagaaaaaaaatccaaaaaaaataCTAGCCGATAATGAAGCATCACACCGTGCTGTGCTATTTAGCACACTGATTGATACGAACCATGTTGCTTCTTGATGTATTACTACTTTTAAATGTATTTAAATGTTTCTTCCTTTCTGTTTACTTGCAGTGTTCATATCTGCAAGTTCGGGGATGCTTTTAGGATGCTTTTTTGTTGTGCTGAAGCCACTTTGGATAAAATCATCCCTTGTCCGGAGAAAGGATTGTGAAACCAAAGAAAATACTGAATTGATACTATCCAGATATGGGATAAGACCCAAAAGATACAGGTACACTGACCTGAAAAGGATAACAAGGTCTTTCAGTGAAAAACTAGGGGAAGGAGGATATGGCATGGTTTTCAAAGGTGAGCTTAGGGATGGACACCCGGTTGCTGTCAAGCTACTTCATAACTCGAGAGGCGATGGAGAGGAATTTGCTAATGAGGTTGTAAGCATTGTCAACACCTCTCATGTTAACATAGTTTGCCTACTTGGATTTTGTATAGAAGGATCAAGGCGAGGTCTCATATATGAGTACATGCCTAATGGATCGTTGGAGCGGTATATTTATTCTGAAAATCCAAAATCGACTTTAGGGTGGGAAAAATTGTATGATATAGCAATTGGCATTGCACGCGGGCTAGAGTATTTGCACAGAGGGTGCAATAGGCGCATCATCCATTTCGATGTCAAGCCTCACAATATCCTTTTAATTATTGTCCAAAAATTGCTGATTTTGGCCTGGCCAAACTCTGTAACATCAAGGAGAGCATCATTTCATCAATGGCTGGCGCACGAGGAACCATTGGCTTCATTGCTCCAGAAGTGTTCTCTAGAAGTTTTGGTGCTGTATCAACCAAGTCGGACATCTATAGCTTTGGAATGGTACTTTTGGAGATGGTTGGGGGGAGAAGAAATGTGCAAACAAATCCTGACAATTCTGGCCAAATTTATTTTCCGGAATGGCTTCATGGTCACTTATCTAATGGGGGTACACTCGAAACCTTTGAAGTGACAAGCGCAACCGAGGAGATTGCAACAAAGATGGCTTTGATTGGTTTGTGGTGCATACAAATGATGCCACAAGCTCGGCCTTCTATCACCAAGGTCATAGATATGCTAGAGAGAAGTGTTACTGAATTAGAAATTCCACCAATGCAATTCTTATCTTGCCCCCCAGAACCATCAATCCATTCGATTAATACAACTGCTGGAGAAGATACTCAGAATTTAAGTTTCCTTACTCATTTCAATATATGAGAGAAAAGGGTCTCCTTTTTAGTACTACTACTGTACCACGATGCCTGAAGATAACAAATGAGAGAATTTAAGTTTGGGCCGTGTGACCCAGGTTGTGTTGCTAATCCTCTCTACACATATCCATTTATGGGCTTCCTTTTCAATATCAGCTTACTGACCTTTTTGCAAGATGTAGACTAATTTCAAGAAACAAAAGCAGAGTCCTACTTGGTTTATCCATGCATGGAAGCTAACACTAAGTTCAGGTCTACCAAAATATCTTCAAAATCATGTGTAACTGGCGCAAGTAAATTTTGCAATAAGGATTACCTTGACACAGATCTTAGGATGATACAAGATTGAGACTCCATTGATGTATATCACACTATCCTCCATGTTATGATCCCATTGTACCTTTAGGAGAATTACATAACTGATGTGATGAACCATTTCACTGAGGAATAAGAGCTTTTTGTAATTGCATCAACATGTCTATTTTCTGGAGATTTTTGTCTTTTAGACTGTTAGTGTTCAGTTAAAATGGAAATGAGAAATAATTATGATCAGTATGTCACGCAATATGATCAAAAATAATTTATAACAAATGAAATTGCATCATCCACCAGCAAAGAGACTACACAAATGCAAGAGACAGTATACTTTTGCATAGAAAGTAGTTGCTATCTGAGACTGATTAGCATGTTAAATAGCTTAGGGATTTAGACCAATGTGTTCATTACAAAATTAGTTGAAACTAATAATGAAAGGAAAATCTATTTTCACAGTGTAGTTGCTTGTTAGCTTCAATTCTAAACAACTTCTGGGGAATTAGGCTCTATATATTAAGGAGATACACTGAGCTTAAATTCGTATTAAGGAAAAAGAAACACCCAAGGTTTCGTGCGTTCAAGGAGATGTTTACCTACATTATCATGCAGGCCAAACTATCTGTATTGAAAGCAAAGCCCTGAAAGCATGGCCATAATTTAGCGTGGATCATATATACACGTACAATGTTACCAAATCTTTCTAACTCAAATTCCAACTTTttcactctctctccatcacatcaattttgggacacatgcatggagcagtaaatgtatgtaaaaaaataactaattgcacagtttaattgtacatcacgagacgaatcttttaagcctagttagtccatgattagataaaatttgtcaaatacaaacgaaaacgctacagtatcCCGGTTTATAACATTTGCAATTTTGACTGCATCTAAACTGGGCCCAGATAAGTCATACCTGTATTAGCTCCAGATAATAAGTCAACATCTTGCAACACAGTCTCAGTCACATATGACAGCAACGCAGTGCAGGTGCAGCTGCATGTAACAAAGAGGACATCTTAAATTTGTAGCGTGGACTGTCATCCGACAATGATAAACCATGAATAGCGGCTTAAATGACAAAGAGGACATCTAGAATTGGTTTGTCTGATAAAAATCAAGCAAAAGGACCTTTCAAGTCTCTATAAGAAAGAGAGGCACCTCTAAATGGTAAATACTGAAAATAAAAGTGAATATTATAAACCAACCATTCTTCTATTTTCCATTCGATATGTACCGAGCTGTATTGAAATGTAAAGAGAACTGTATTGCAATCTATATTCTCTTTCTGAGAACTTTGAACAGTTCCCTATTTAATGTTTTACCACAAAGGAATATGCATGGCCTAGCTTATGATTATGTTTGTGTTGCAAGGTCCCAAACGTCTTATAGGACACTAAGGAAGATAATTGAGTCAATTCCCTCAATGCCATAGAAATTTAGATGGATTCCTTGTATGCCATAAAATTTTTCAAGTTTCGTTTAGTACCATAGAAGTTTTGATTTATCCTGTCATTCTGTCCAAATTCCCATCCATGTGTTGTTAAGTGTGGATGGAAAAGACAATTTTACCCttcgggcccacctgtcagcgcccctctcttctctcttctctttATTTTCTATCGCGTCCTCTCCCTCGTCTCCCCCGTGGGCGGGCAAGCTCGCccgctggcggcggcgcgcgggccggGCGAGCTCCCCGTCAACGGCTTGGGCGAGCTCCCCTCCCGGCGGTTGCGGTGCCCGGGCCGGGGCGAGCTCCCctcgcggcggctgcggcgcctggGTCGGGGCGCGCTCCCCCGCCAGCGGCGGCGTCGCACGGGTCGGGCCGGGGCGCGCGGGCCACGACGAGTTCATCTCCCCCGGTGGCGTTGGGAGCGGCGGCAGCCGGTCGAAGCGAGCTCCAGCTCCCCCGCTGGGAGCTGGGGGTGGCGGATCGAGTGCCGCTGGCGAGCAGGCAGTGCAGAGAGGCCGCGCCGCCGGTGGGAGATGagggagaaaaaagaaaagaaaagaaaagagagacggACGCTGACTTGTGGGCTAGCACATGGATGGGAATTTGGGAA
Protein-coding sequences here:
- the LOC112892975 gene encoding 16.6 kDa heat shock protein-like; amino-acid sequence: MSMVRSGHVFDPLSLDFWASADPLGVVRPLAEQCPVLTNVRVDWKETPAAHVLRADLPGVGKDAAKVEVEDGGVLVISGERAREEPGEGEAWRLVERSSGRFQRRFRLPRGARLDQVRAAMEDGVLTVTVPKEEAKKPQVKTVEISG